The Neisseria subflava genomic interval GCGCTTCGGCCAGCTGTAACATTTCGCGACTCATTTTCTAGAATCTCCAAAGTAATCGGTTTTTAAAATTTAAATTCGGGGCGCAAACGGGCTTTGTCGATGTTGCTCAATTCGATTTGGGCAGTTTTGCCGTCGAAAGAGACGGTAACGATGTCGTTTTCGCAAGATTCGATGCGGCCGATGAAGTTTTTCTGACCATCAATCGGCAGGCGTGTTTTGATTTTGGCGTTCTGGCCGGCAAAGCGCACGAAGTCGGCGGCTTTTTTCAGCGGACGGTCAAGGCCCGGGCTGGAGATTTCCAAACGTTTGTAGTCGATGTCTTCAACCATAAACACGCGGCTCAGATGGTTGCTGACAGTGGCGCAGTCTTCGACGGTGATGCCGCCTTCTTTATCGATGAAAACGCGCAAATCGCCTTGTGCGGTCAGTTCGAAATCGACCAGCTCGTAGCCCAAGCCGGGCAGGGTTTTATCAAGAATGTTTTGAATATCCATGCTTCTCCAGAAGTACATAAACAAAAAAATGGCCGCGCGGCCATTTTTCGTGTGATTTGAAAAATTGGCCTATTATAACTGTTTTCAAGATAAAAGAAAAGCGTTGATTTGGCGTGGATTTTTTGAAGTGATTGCTTAAATGTAAAGGGTAGGGGTGAGGCCGTCTGAAAAGGAAATTGTTGACAAGTTTTTATGTGGTGTTTCTGAAATTGTTTTGGAAAACAAA includes:
- the rimP gene encoding ribosome maturation factor RimP, yielding MDIQNILDKTLPGLGYELVDFELTAQGDLRVFIDKEGGITVEDCATVSNHLSRVFMVEDIDYKRLEISSPGLDRPLKKAADFVRFAGQNAKIKTRLPIDGQKNFIGRIESCENDIVTVSFDGKTAQIELSNIDKARLRPEFKF